Genomic window (Penaeus vannamei isolate JL-2024 chromosome 22, ASM4276789v1, whole genome shotgun sequence):
GTATATCAACATGCAAAGAAGTCACCTGGTCAGTAATCCAACAGGCAAGTAGTTATATTGAGGAGAAGCaactaagggagagagaaagggctggTGTGAAAGATAtctttgaaaaagagagagaaaaaaactaaatgataCACAAGTgaaagtgatatatatttttttctatgcagATCATTCTTTGCTGTCAATTTGAAGTTGGAGAAATTACAAGCTTCAACAATTTTTGTCATACTAGtgcagtatttatgtatatttgcagGCTATGCTTAAATGTTCAtcttttctgattttatttattttctgtggtGGAGCAGAAACAAACTTGGTATAGAGGAATCCAGTTCCTATCATAGGTAATACATCTTTAGATTATTTTGACTTTTCATCAGGgggaagaaatataaaatatctGTACGCAATTGTTCTCATTCTGTTGTTCATGAAGGTctacatcattttcataatattcttttccagaaatgtttcaaaatacatAAGTAGAGCAAGAGGACTCAAAATCCATGGTTCTTTTTTTCATATGCTTTATATACCACTAAAATATAGAAATAGCAAAATATCCCAGTATCTTTTCTTttacataaaatgaaatatacacTGTACTGAACCATACATACACAGAGCTTTCTGAATGCATTTAACATACATGACATTTAAAacctttaaataaaaaaatgatagattaAAGTAATGAGGTATTTGATGGAGGTAACAGAAAATAATGTATCATTCAACAATGGTAGACTTAAGTACTTCAATAAATATTGTAAGCACAGATATATGAACATGATTAAAAGTTAATACTGTTAAAACAAGCCTGaaaagtgattatgatgatgctccacaaaaatatcttatatattaggtatatgttgatactgataatggtataaGTAGAAAGGGGTACTTCATGTTATATTAAGTTACTGGTATGTATAAAGGgtatatcattatcttaactcCACACCCGAGAACATGCCAATTCACAGCCCAATGAAGacattttatttctaaaattgtattACAAGTATGAAAACATTTCTCAGTGGTATACAGAAAGCACAGATTATGGGGAAATATGAGAGAGCAATTCTTAGTCTACTAAAAACTACTTTCCTACAAAAAAAAGTACACTATTATGCTATGAAAAAcgcttttttaaatatttttttcgccCTTTTTTCCACCAATTTTTATAGAAGCCTTTGAAATTTTCTATGATGTCTTAAAgtcttttcatctctctgtctttttcttgacTTTGTTTaacaatgtctttttttcttcttcctttctttccttgtagTGTCTATTACTTTTGTCAATCTTTATAGCACCCATTCTCTTTGTTTCTAACATTTCTTGTCTTTATGATAGCTACCTCTTCCACTATTATGACAAGAAGTAAGAAGGCTCTTTTCAGAATTTCTTCccaatttttttctcctcttttatcaacAGCTGGCTCAAACTTCAAAATTTCCCCTCCTTGCATTTCTTTTCGTTCTTAGTCCTCATAATACCTCTTCTTCATGGTTCTATATTTCCTGAGCATGTACAGCGCCTCGATCTCCTTGATGACGAATTCTCCACGACCAATAAGGACCTTGATCTGCTCGGGGTCGGTGACCTCTCGGTTCTTCATGAAAGCTCTCTTGAGCTTCTCGCGGAAATACTCATACCCCATGGGGTACTCGCGGCCAAGGTAGAGAAGCTgcaattttatacacacatacactatattaGATGTAACATATAAATTATGCTAAACTGGCATGGCTTTAAATTTCATGCAACTTTTCAAGTGTGTTGGGTAATTTCACTTAACTCAATACTGGAAAGATTTTGATGTAGAGAGCAAATTATCAAATCTGCAAATACTTTCTAATCAagtttattcttattcatcaatttctttttccttttattattattattaaaattttcaatACAATCTTCAacttagaaaagaaaatggatccTGTCATTCCATCTTAACCTAATGCCCATGGGAgaagtattgttttgttaaatgtttctgtacatagcTACAACGGAGTCAATTTGTACATCTTGTGAGcacacctttccttgaaataacaggaaaatgcttttttttaatttttttttttttttactaatgctatgaATATcaacactgttatttttgttataaacattataattactatattattattgacattactaacttCATTATTAAATACtaaatttttttataaaaaatttaGGAAATGGGTTAACAGGTAAGACAGGTAGTTCTTGTAACTGGCTCATTGGTGCTTTACCAcgtgtggagccatctatatgtaaaaactatTACTAAATTAAGCACACAGTAGGCATGGCATGTACATGCCATCCCCTGCGGCAAGTGGTTAATAgctaaaattgaataaaaatatttCAATTTAATTAACTAGTTATCTacgaacaaaatgaaaattatgcaGAAACCATTACATATGCAAGTCCTTTCCATGAATGATTTTACTTACTTGATTTTAAGAGTAACAAAATACAGAAACGTATAATTATTtagaagacaaaaagacaagagaaagaaaaaaagataaatcaaagtAATCATAGACATTATGACTCCTTTATGCTGTGTAGGAGCAAATGATGACTGACTTTAAGATTTAAGTTATTTTGAAGTAATGGTACATGAGTACATGATGCTTTGTTGTTGAAAAACATATTATGAATAACTTCTGTATTCAGTATGTTATACTGAAATATACTTACATTTTTATACAGTTGGATAACCTGTGATCTTTGTGCCATGATGACGGCTTATGAAAATTTCTGTAAAGAAAAATATCTTAGTATACATTCCAGTTCTTCTTTTACAACAAAACAGATCTACAAAAAAgcataagaaaaagatgaagactgACTGATATACTtaagaaaaatcagaagaaaaagaaaaagtgaaacatttacatacacaaacacacacacacacacacacacacacacacacacacacacacacacacacacacacacacacccacacgcacatacacacacacacacaaaaaaaagcttTAAGTTTAGAAATACTGTTGTTGCAGTTATATAactaatacaaacatatatgaaataaCGAAATGAGTtgagaataagataagaataagcagcaaagatgaaagaaacacagaaaagaatTCACACCAATAGGAAAAGTTTGAAAATATGTTCCCTATGACCTATGAACTACTTATCTCTTATCTGTACTACCACTAACAAACAATATAGTAGCATTGCACAACAATTAAAACATATAACTCTGAAAGTATCTATTCCCGATATCAATAAAACAGTAaagcacaaaaaatacaaataacaagtTATTTGAAATCTTCACATTATCTagaaatgataaattgataaataaacaaaaataacaccaacTAAGAGTCCGTGACACATCTTCAGAGAATTTCCACTCACGCAACTTTGTGCTTGACAGACACAATCGATAAGATCAAGTACTGCAGTAGGTGATGTAATGACCTCAAAAGAATCAAAAGTTACGTAAATCTAACATCAGAATACAGGCTTTTAATCCTTTAAATTGCTAAAACAGAATCAACAAAAGGAATAACTTTTGCTCCAATTATGAACCCGGCACTTCATGATGCAATGCTTCCAAGAACCACATGATGAAATACAACGATGAAAAATTATTTAAAACCATGAGCGTAAAATTCTCAAAACGCCCTTAATCCCAAATAAAACCCGAGAAGAGTGATTTTCCTCCTTGAAATACGGTCATTCCTCACCACGTGATCCTAAGCGTCCATCCAATGACCTTTCCAGGGTGACCTTCCTGCCTGACTGCTTGCCTGACTGTCCTTCTCTGCGCCTGACTCCTCTCACGTCATgcagtctctctcttttgtttttgttattgtttggaaCAGCTGATTCTCGGCGCCGCGCTGACATCTAGCGGCGCCGGCGCGAACTAGCGGTTGCTATGGAAATCGCGACGCTATCTTGTGTTTCTGAGGAAGACGGCTCAAGGAGACATTTCGTTCTGGGGAGAATTTTCTAGTTTtctggaaaaggagaaataattgGCTGGTCATTTTCATAACATGCCTCCGAAGGTAAGCGGCAATGTGGTCAACACCATGCATTAGGGTGTACTTGGACTGCATGCGGTGTCAGCCATGTATTAAGACATATCTCTTTAAGCActgacatacgcacaaacactagCATACATGAATTCATGTCcctaagtatgtttatataatagCATATTCAGCAATTacgcgtatgtatatttatgtataatcgcTTATGACTTTGATTATTTTGTACGcaagtatacatgcatgcaaCTGTGCTTTTGTCGATTAACGTACGTCAATCGACAGTGCATGTGCTATTGTGTATGTTTCATGCATGCATCTttccatgtgtgtatgcattatatatgtacatacatgcacatcaaAATGAAATAGTCACGATAGGAAGAGAACTGTGCATTCGACTAAATATGCTTCATTCTAACCAGGTGCACACGTTACTTTGTTGGTATTTTGTTCatcaaaatacatatacagacacacagacatctaGACAGACGAATAgtcacacattcatataaaaagacacacacacacacacacacacacacacacagcgtgaccatatcatttttcatttgcttgtttgtcaGTGCACTGAAGCATTCAACCCTTTTCACCAGAAGAGAGTTTATGCCGATAACAAATTTACGAACCacccaaacactctctctctctctccctctttctttatctatctatctttctgtgtctatctgtatgtctctc
Coding sequences:
- the LOC113822000 gene encoding electron transfer flavoprotein regulatory factor 1, with the protein product MAQRSQVIQLYKNLLYLGREYPMGYEYFREKLKRAFMKNREVTDPEQIKVLIGRGEFVIKEIEALYMLRKYRTMKKRYYED